A portion of the Bdellovibrio bacteriovorus genome contains these proteins:
- a CDS encoding phosphatase PAP2 family protein yields MMLDYILDLDWKLFHLINSVWTAPWADQFFPFVTDLHKTKPFKIIVIPLVLGLFMWRRGTKRGLIIFFFAVFSLLAADGIGNHGFKKTIQRPRPGETAGLAVIPRAPYGGYSFVSNHAANMFGFASFTAAMFPPAAVPMYGMAVLIGYSRVYNGVHFPTDVLGGAIVGIFCGLLMATICRMILKRMEFVKVEGS; encoded by the coding sequence ATGATGTTGGACTATATTTTAGATCTTGATTGGAAGCTCTTTCATCTTATTAACTCTGTGTGGACCGCACCCTGGGCGGATCAGTTTTTTCCGTTCGTCACAGACCTTCATAAGACAAAACCTTTTAAAATTATAGTGATTCCTTTAGTGCTTGGTCTTTTCATGTGGAGAAGAGGCACCAAACGCGGCTTGATCATTTTCTTTTTTGCCGTGTTCAGTCTTTTAGCCGCCGATGGTATTGGTAATCACGGATTTAAAAAAACAATTCAGCGACCTCGACCTGGTGAAACGGCCGGCTTAGCCGTTATCCCGCGTGCGCCTTATGGCGGTTACAGTTTTGTTTCCAACCACGCCGCTAATATGTTTGGCTTTGCAAGCTTTACCGCAGCGATGTTTCCTCCAGCGGCCGTTCCGATGTACGGCATGGCTGTTTTGATTGGTTATAGCCGTGTGTATAACGGTGTGCATTTTCCAACGGACGTTCTAGGGGGCGCTATTGTCGGAATATTCTGTGGTCTTTTGATGGCCACGATATGTCGGATGATTTTAAAGCGCATGGAATTTGTAAAGGTAGAAGGATCATGA
- a CDS encoding helix-turn-helix domain-containing protein yields MNYTPLSEGLRNILKTRNVTYKDIAAKLEMSESGVKKMLTANDISYNKLNAILEMLDLKIDDVVSIAPKPYKKLTEEQERFFEKNPKHFNFFIQLHHHKMKAERLKKANNKLSKEKITKFLEDLERINVLKTIDGDIHSLLEEGFQASEKFNERFRVQYDVLIKSLVGIKNGEWKSWMFEGLGTFSLSQKSALELRNEMQALLDEFSARSEREKKLHDPKELVNTGTLFLNVPLKIQDLFPVI; encoded by the coding sequence ATGAACTACACGCCATTATCTGAGGGATTAAGAAACATTCTGAAAACTCGTAACGTCACCTACAAAGATATTGCCGCCAAACTCGAGATGTCCGAGTCGGGTGTAAAAAAGATGCTTACGGCAAATGACATTAGTTATAACAAACTCAACGCGATCCTTGAGATGCTAGATTTAAAAATTGATGATGTCGTATCGATTGCTCCTAAGCCTTACAAAAAACTTACTGAAGAGCAAGAGCGGTTTTTTGAAAAGAATCCTAAGCACTTTAACTTTTTCATTCAGCTTCATCACCACAAAATGAAAGCCGAGCGCCTAAAAAAGGCCAACAACAAGCTGTCTAAAGAAAAGATCACCAAATTCTTAGAGGATCTAGAAAGAATCAACGTCCTAAAAACAATTGATGGTGATATCCACTCTCTTCTTGAAGAAGGTTTTCAAGCTAGCGAAAAATTTAATGAACGCTTCAGGGTACAATACGATGTACTGATAAAATCACTTGTGGGCATCAAAAATGGAGAATGGAAATCCTGGATGTTTGAGGGGTTAGGAACCTTCAGCTTGTCACAAAAATCAGCTTTAGAACTTCGCAATGAAATGCAGGCCTTATTAGACGAATTTTCTGCGCGCTCTGAAAGAGAGAAAAAGCTCCATGATCCGAAAGAGCTTGTGAATACGGGGACATTATTTTTAAACGTCCCCTTAAAGATTCAAGATCTCTTCCCCGTTATTTAG
- a CDS encoding peptidylprolyl isomerase has product MSKNIDIKKVLWIYLFAFLLAAFSFRADAKEASSTETKTETTTVEKSKETKKAKADKKEAAADKKKGNKEMFALFETTKGNFKVKLLKETAPKTVENFVGLAEGTKEWTDPKTGKQVKKPFYDGLTFHRVIKDFMIQGGCPIGNGTGGPGFRFDDEFLPGQPKHSKPGMLSMANAGPNTNGSQFFVTTVATPWLDNRHTVFGEVVEGMDVVHAIENTKTLPGDRPAEPMIIKHVKIVQ; this is encoded by the coding sequence ATGTCGAAGAATATCGATATTAAAAAGGTACTGTGGATTTACCTTTTCGCGTTCTTGTTAGCGGCTTTTAGTTTCCGCGCTGATGCAAAGGAAGCCTCAAGCACTGAAACAAAGACCGAGACCACAACGGTAGAAAAATCCAAAGAGACTAAAAAAGCGAAAGCTGACAAAAAAGAAGCGGCCGCAGATAAGAAAAAAGGGAATAAAGAAATGTTCGCACTATTTGAAACCACTAAAGGTAACTTCAAAGTAAAACTTCTTAAAGAAACAGCTCCAAAAACTGTTGAAAACTTCGTAGGCCTGGCTGAAGGCACGAAAGAGTGGACGGATCCTAAAACTGGTAAACAAGTTAAAAAACCCTTCTATGACGGTTTGACTTTCCACCGCGTGATCAAAGATTTCATGATTCAAGGTGGTTGCCCGATCGGTAACGGCACTGGTGGACCGGGTTTCCGTTTTGATGATGAATTCCTTCCAGGTCAACCAAAGCACTCTAAACCAGGCATGCTTTCAATGGCGAACGCGGGACCAAACACTAACGGTTCTCAGTTCTTCGTTACAACAGTAGCGACTCCTTGGTTGGACAACCGCCACACTGTATTTGGTGAAGTTGTTGAAGGTATGGACGTAGTTCACGCTATCGAGAACACAAAAACTCTTCCAGGTGACAGACCGGCAGAGCCAATGATCATCAAGCACGTTAAAATCGTTCAGTAA
- a CDS encoding DUF1501 domain-containing protein: protein MKRREFLNLTAKSLSLMALSDLINLNNAFAESMVDGDKFFVQVILSGGWDVTLGTDPWLTAKPDDKEMFIEYDPSSISRVGDIAFGPSFEPMREFANNMSVINGIFLSGNDNGHEAAMHYMQSGSVDTLWGSLAVEYGECRGEEFLGLISSGTVLSGSRTPITTPASNLANMQLAKPTGFGSKSARQSKLDVVAQNMQTQAGKFARRQEILDILKSQNPTLNNKHQMTAAMSAGLALTALYEASATGVAGGLDSHSAHENNHKNVQLAMWNDVKDLINTFKGTPYGQNGDSLYDHTTFFITSEFGRTAALNMAGGKDHNPLTNSAVIISSKVKSASIGGSHLVESKRSARGSSYHVASPIDIQTGRPLKDRNNAFIVTPENIAATVAELMGISRKRFAPVKSSTPSLTHLIRR, encoded by the coding sequence ATGAAACGCAGAGAGTTTTTAAATTTAACCGCGAAAAGTCTTTCTTTGATGGCTCTTAGTGACTTAATCAACCTGAACAATGCCTTTGCAGAGAGCATGGTCGATGGCGATAAGTTTTTTGTGCAAGTCATTTTATCTGGTGGATGGGATGTTACCCTGGGAACAGATCCTTGGTTAACGGCAAAACCTGACGATAAAGAAATGTTCATTGAATATGACCCCAGCAGCATCTCACGCGTGGGCGATATCGCCTTTGGACCTTCGTTTGAACCCATGCGCGAATTTGCAAACAACATGTCTGTGATCAACGGGATTTTCTTAAGTGGCAACGACAATGGGCATGAAGCGGCGATGCACTATATGCAGTCCGGCTCCGTCGATACACTTTGGGGATCTTTAGCCGTTGAATACGGCGAATGCCGTGGTGAAGAGTTTTTGGGCCTTATTTCCAGTGGCACTGTGCTTTCCGGAAGTCGCACGCCGATCACAACGCCCGCTTCAAATCTTGCTAACATGCAGCTTGCTAAACCCACAGGCTTTGGATCCAAGTCGGCACGCCAAAGTAAGTTAGACGTGGTCGCGCAAAACATGCAAACTCAAGCCGGTAAGTTTGCTCGTCGTCAGGAGATTTTAGATATTTTGAAATCTCAAAATCCTACCTTAAATAATAAACATCAAATGACCGCGGCCATGAGCGCAGGCCTTGCACTTACGGCACTTTATGAGGCCAGCGCAACCGGCGTTGCCGGCGGTCTTGATTCTCACAGCGCTCATGAAAACAATCACAAAAATGTTCAGCTTGCTATGTGGAACGATGTGAAAGACCTCATCAATACTTTCAAAGGCACTCCTTACGGACAGAATGGTGACAGCCTTTATGATCACACCACTTTCTTTATCACTTCTGAGTTTGGCAGAACGGCCGCTTTAAATATGGCCGGAGGAAAAGATCATAATCCTTTGACGAACTCTGCAGTGATTATCAGTTCAAAAGTCAAATCTGCAAGTATCGGTGGCAGTCACTTAGTTGAAAGCAAACGCTCGGCAAGAGGGTCTTCTTATCATGTGGCTTCCCCTATTGATATCCAAACAGGCCGTCCCTTGAAGGATCGTAATAACGCCTTTATCGTGACCCCTGAGAATATTGCCGCCACCGTGGCGGAACTCATGGGGATTTCAAGAAAGCGCTTTGCGCCGGTGAAAAGCTCAACGCCTAGCCTTACGCACCTGATCCGTCGATAA
- a CDS encoding PD40 domain-containing protein produces MMKQLLILLLTVGLCPLFSHAQENGIYIKLGEARTKKSLLAFPPLQYSGAPNTASKYQSTGVEIFNTVNNDLSVSSYFQMIDQKAFLEDTSKVGMMPAPGQPNGFKFQSWTAVGADFLIRAGYSITGNELTFETFLYHVPRAQLVLGKKYRGPVSSARRIAHTYANDVLKALSGTEGPFLSRIVVSSDRSGKDTKEIYVMDWDGANVDQVSSHRTISISPAWSPDGKKIAYTSYVRRVGAKFKNADMLLLDLSSGRRSLVSYRQGINSGAAFSPDGRHIYLTVSQGTNPDIYKMTLDGDLAAKITNGPAGAMNVEPATAADGRIAFSSDRAGRPMIYTADSSGNNVKRITFAGVFNSSPSWSPDGKKIAFAGQSDNNFDIFVMNADGTGMIRLTSAKKPNGKMSSNEDPSFSPDGRFVMYTSDRTGKNQIYISTVDGTEERRVTNDNHNYYKPKWSKNIE; encoded by the coding sequence ATGATGAAGCAGCTTTTGATCTTACTCCTGACAGTTGGCTTATGCCCTCTTTTCTCTCACGCGCAGGAAAATGGGATTTATATTAAACTGGGTGAGGCCCGCACGAAAAAAAGTCTTTTGGCTTTTCCTCCGCTGCAATATTCTGGCGCCCCGAATACCGCCTCTAAATATCAATCTACAGGTGTAGAAATCTTTAATACCGTCAACAACGACTTAAGTGTTTCTTCTTACTTCCAAATGATTGATCAAAAAGCTTTCTTAGAAGACACCAGCAAAGTCGGGATGATGCCGGCCCCGGGTCAGCCTAATGGTTTTAAGTTTCAAAGTTGGACAGCGGTGGGTGCGGATTTCTTGATTCGTGCGGGTTATTCTATCACCGGCAATGAACTCACATTTGAAACATTCCTTTATCACGTTCCGCGCGCACAACTTGTTTTAGGTAAAAAATATCGCGGCCCGGTTTCTTCGGCTCGTCGCATTGCTCATACATATGCCAATGATGTTTTAAAAGCTCTTTCCGGAACGGAAGGTCCTTTCCTTTCTCGCATTGTGGTTTCTTCTGATCGTTCCGGAAAAGACACCAAAGAGATTTATGTCATGGATTGGGATGGCGCGAATGTGGATCAAGTGTCTTCTCACCGTACGATTTCTATTTCTCCAGCGTGGTCCCCTGATGGAAAGAAAATTGCTTATACTTCTTATGTAAGACGTGTTGGTGCAAAATTTAAAAATGCCGATATGCTTTTATTAGATCTTTCTTCGGGTCGTCGTTCTTTAGTTTCTTACCGCCAAGGTATTAACTCGGGCGCCGCTTTCTCTCCGGATGGTCGTCATATTTATCTGACTGTTTCTCAAGGAACAAATCCGGATATTTATAAAATGACTTTGGATGGTGACTTGGCGGCGAAAATCACTAACGGTCCCGCGGGGGCCATGAACGTTGAACCCGCCACGGCGGCTGACGGACGTATCGCCTTTTCTTCAGACCGTGCGGGTCGCCCCATGATTTACACCGCAGACTCAAGTGGCAACAACGTAAAACGTATTACTTTTGCGGGTGTATTTAACTCTTCGCCCAGCTGGTCCCCTGACGGCAAGAAAATCGCATTTGCCGGTCAAAGCGATAACAACTTCGATATTTTCGTGATGAATGCTGACGGCACCGGTATGATTCGCCTGACTTCGGCGAAAAAACCAAACGGTAAAATGTCTAGCAACGAAGACCCTTCGTTTTCACCTGATGGACGCTTCGTCATGTACACGAGTGACCGTACCGGTAAAAATCAGATTTATATTTCTACGGTGGATGGCACGGAAGAACGTCGCGTGACCAACGACAACCACAATTACTACAAACCAAAGTGGTCTAAAAACATTGAGTAA
- the trxA gene encoding thioredoxin, producing MSVVEVTKENIKDLVEKNQMVILDFWAAWCGPCRRFGPIFESVAMKHKDIVFGKVDTEAQQELAANFEIQSIPSLAVIKEGDIIFFQPGALPEEVLEQIVEKTKEVDMAEVRKQNT from the coding sequence ATGTCCGTTGTTGAAGTCACTAAAGAAAACATCAAAGATCTGGTCGAAAAAAATCAAATGGTTATCTTAGATTTCTGGGCGGCGTGGTGCGGACCTTGTCGTCGCTTTGGTCCCATTTTCGAATCAGTAGCGATGAAACACAAAGATATCGTATTCGGAAAAGTCGACACCGAGGCCCAGCAAGAATTAGCCGCAAATTTCGAGATTCAATCCATCCCTTCACTTGCGGTCATCAAAGAAGGTGACATCATTTTCTTTCAACCGGGCGCTCTGCCAGAAGAAGTCTTAGAGCAAATTGTCGAAAAAACCAAAGAAGTCGACATGGCAGAGGTCCGAAAACAAAATACCTAA
- a CDS encoding flagellar motor protein MotB: MSRKHKKHEEHENHERWLVSYADFITLLFAFFVVMYATSSANEEKQKQFEDSIKMELRLSGGGGNTNRTAIEETMLELKMPLGSFPAKGGSGEAQDYVERSLNKSMGSDEKKNSIQDVYSDAVGVRIALAASTFFPAGSAKLKMSALGALDKVAEVLKSNNKRVIVEGHTDDTPIEGSIYPSNWELAAGRSSAVIRYFVKYHSIDAKRFISLSYGDQKPIVPNDTEEHRSMNRRIEVFIITDDKKAEI; encoded by the coding sequence ATGTCCCGCAAACACAAAAAACATGAAGAGCACGAGAACCATGAAAGATGGCTGGTTTCTTATGCCGATTTCATTACGTTGCTATTTGCGTTTTTTGTGGTGATGTATGCGACATCTTCCGCCAACGAAGAAAAACAAAAACAATTTGAAGACTCGATAAAAATGGAACTTCGTCTATCGGGGGGCGGGGGAAACACCAACCGCACCGCGATTGAAGAGACCATGCTAGAGTTAAAAATGCCATTAGGAAGCTTTCCCGCCAAGGGTGGATCTGGTGAAGCTCAAGATTATGTAGAGCGCTCTTTAAATAAATCCATGGGGAGTGACGAAAAGAAAAACTCTATCCAAGATGTCTATTCTGACGCCGTGGGAGTGCGCATCGCTTTAGCAGCATCTACTTTTTTTCCGGCGGGATCGGCCAAACTTAAAATGTCGGCATTGGGAGCCTTAGATAAGGTCGCTGAAGTTTTAAAAAGTAATAATAAACGAGTGATCGTGGAAGGTCACACCGATGATACACCGATTGAAGGTTCGATTTACCCAAGTAATTGGGAGCTAGCAGCGGGCCGATCGTCAGCGGTGATTCGCTATTTTGTAAAGTACCATAGCATAGATGCAAAAAGATTTATTTCATTATCTTATGGGGATCAAAAGCCCATTGTTCCGAACGACACGGAAGAGCATCGCTCGATGAACCGCCGTATTGAAGTCTTCATTATCACCGACGATAAAAAAGCAGAAATCTGA
- a CDS encoding DUF1588 domain-containing protein has product MKKFLIPFLVATQITSGAFASNDVSAQVKLNRLSRVLLGNQPTALEREEMKKAIAEGRGDALLENKMNEYLNSDQHAYKMSVRLDELFRVRTGGTPILDGGSSLNSYYGPDARFYRDNSLNYLFTEMAKKNLNWDELLTRKSYRAFNRPDSFSAFSDWGFFAGLVPDLKAINGVNSIDAIPANYSDVVSKDIQFAENDPRIAGVITTNRFFMRYGNTGVNKNRRRAAAIFRIFLCDSMSAAVSSSAGMDDQVLDLMFPHGAGMTEDQIRASTGEALHGTQPDCMACHYKLDPMGKTLLTSQSVLSTRASNGRLTYKKANGSLVDVEAKGVAGLGKAITQQEEYKSCQVRHFWKWFVGDVELTKERESALVKKFDQVGRRTNDFIKVLIQEPEFFAMRIPLTESQLQARRVKAYFKKCQDCHKDQFYEDSPDFKIPDFTQWPIGGSKASMKEWTGKIARAMDLAHDGENPRMPPSISSWRTRFKEMQLIKTWIDQGAPDENGIDLMRSAEVTK; this is encoded by the coding sequence ATGAAAAAATTCTTAATTCCTTTTTTAGTAGCGACGCAAATCACAAGCGGTGCCTTTGCCAGCAATGACGTCAGCGCCCAAGTGAAACTCAACCGCCTAAGCCGTGTGCTTTTAGGAAATCAGCCGACAGCTCTTGAAAGAGAAGAAATGAAAAAAGCCATCGCGGAAGGCCGTGGTGATGCGTTACTAGAAAATAAAATGAATGAATATTTAAATTCAGATCAGCATGCCTACAAGATGTCGGTCCGTTTGGATGAGCTTTTCCGAGTGCGGACCGGTGGAACCCCGATTTTAGATGGAGGTTCCTCTCTAAATTCCTATTATGGACCGGACGCTCGTTTTTACAGAGACAATTCCTTAAATTATCTATTTACAGAAATGGCCAAGAAGAACCTGAACTGGGACGAGCTATTGACCCGAAAGTCTTATCGCGCCTTTAACCGTCCGGATAGCTTTTCAGCTTTTTCTGACTGGGGTTTTTTTGCCGGTCTTGTGCCGGATCTTAAAGCCATTAATGGCGTAAACTCCATTGATGCCATTCCTGCAAATTATTCTGATGTTGTTTCTAAAGACATCCAGTTTGCAGAAAATGATCCACGCATAGCTGGCGTGATAACGACAAATCGCTTTTTCATGCGCTACGGAAATACCGGGGTTAACAAAAACCGTCGTCGGGCCGCTGCGATCTTTCGCATTTTTCTCTGTGACTCGATGAGTGCGGCGGTTTCCTCTTCGGCCGGAATGGATGATCAAGTCTTAGATCTTATGTTCCCACACGGTGCTGGCATGACCGAAGATCAAATCCGTGCTTCGACCGGTGAAGCCTTGCATGGCACTCAACCCGACTGTATGGCCTGTCATTATAAGCTTGATCCAATGGGAAAGACTCTTTTGACTTCGCAGTCTGTCCTTTCAACGCGCGCCTCAAACGGTCGCCTGACCTATAAAAAAGCCAACGGCAGTTTAGTAGATGTGGAAGCAAAAGGTGTCGCCGGATTAGGAAAAGCCATCACTCAACAAGAAGAATATAAATCCTGTCAGGTTCGTCACTTTTGGAAATGGTTTGTGGGTGACGTTGAGCTTACTAAAGAGCGCGAAAGTGCATTAGTTAAGAAATTTGATCAGGTCGGTCGTCGCACTAATGATTTTATTAAAGTTCTAATACAAGAACCTGAATTCTTTGCGATGCGCATTCCGCTGACGGAAAGCCAGCTTCAGGCTCGTCGCGTGAAGGCTTATTTTAAGAAATGCCAAGACTGTCATAAAGATCAGTTCTATGAAGATTCACCAGACTTTAAAATTCCTGATTTCACTCAGTGGCCGATCGGTGGTTCTAAGGCTTCGATGAAGGAATGGACTGGTAAAATCGCGCGCGCTATGGACCTTGCTCATGATGGTGAAAATCCGCGCATGCCTCCTTCAATCTCCAGCTGGAGGACTCGTTTTAAAGAAATGCAGCTGATTAAAACCTGGATTGATCAAGGGGCCCCTGATGAAAACGGCATCGATCTTATGAGATCAGCAGAGGTGACAAAATGA
- a CDS encoding flagellar motor protein, whose translation MDKATWLGLLIGFGGIIAGNLLEGGHMSSLMQLTAFIIVIAGTVGAVMVSSSEKDLKTGVALAKTAFKNEDQPIKEKIEEIVDCARLAKKESLLALEARLHRIQDPMLKGILRNVVDGVETEAIRDIYETQIQTEEEELLGGAKIWVDAGGYAPTIGIIGAVLGLIHVMGNLTDTSKLGGGIAVAFVATVYGVASANLLFLPLGSKLKRRVQSTSREKQMILEGGLLIASGMNPVILEQKLFAFLHKDQK comes from the coding sequence ATGGACAAAGCAACTTGGTTAGGCCTTCTAATAGGCTTCGGTGGGATCATCGCGGGAAATCTTTTAGAAGGCGGGCACATGAGTTCTCTCATGCAGCTGACAGCTTTTATTATCGTTATCGCGGGTACAGTGGGTGCCGTCATGGTTTCAAGTTCTGAAAAAGATCTTAAAACGGGTGTCGCGTTGGCCAAAACCGCATTCAAAAATGAAGATCAGCCCATCAAAGAAAAAATTGAAGAGATTGTGGATTGCGCGCGTTTAGCCAAAAAAGAATCTTTGCTAGCATTAGAGGCAAGACTGCATCGCATTCAAGATCCCATGCTTAAAGGGATTTTACGAAACGTCGTGGATGGAGTTGAAACGGAAGCCATTCGCGATATCTATGAGACCCAAATTCAAACCGAAGAAGAAGAACTCTTGGGCGGGGCAAAGATTTGGGTCGATGCCGGGGGATATGCGCCCACTATCGGGATTATCGGGGCCGTTCTTGGATTGATTCATGTGATGGGGAATCTGACGGACACGAGTAAACTGGGAGGCGGTATCGCGGTTGCTTTCGTCGCGACAGTTTATGGCGTCGCCTCTGCCAATCTTTTATTTTTACCTTTGGGAAGTAAATTAAAACGCCGAGTGCAGAGCACCTCGAGAGAAAAGCAAATGATCCTTGAAGGCGGTCTTCTTATCGCCAGCGGTATGAATCCGGTAATCTTGGAACAGAAACTTTTTGCCTTTCTTCATAAAGATCAGAAATAG